GATGATGTGCACCCGCTGGATATCAGCCACCGTTTCGACGGTGGCATCGTTTTCCACGACCCACCCAAGAAATTGCTGCAAATCGGTGGAGTAGGCCAGGACGGTTTTGGGTGATCGGTTCTTGCCGGCCATCGATCGATAGAAGCCGTCGAGGCTGGTTTGGAAATAGGCGGGGAGTGGAGTAGTCATATGTGGCAACCCTTTCGTTGTGGTTCCACCTTCCCACTTTGGGTGGTTGTGGCACAACGACGCAGAGTTGAAAAACGAACTTCCGAATAACGGGCTGTAGATCCATTATATGGAAGTAAGGCACTCCAGCGTCAAGAGGGCAATTTCTGCTTGAAACCAGGGCAAAAGAGAAATCCGGCCACAATGCGACCGGATCGATGGCTTCCGGGAAGAGGTGTTATCGGAAGTGGCTGGCATCCAGACAGGAGACGAGTTAAGGCACGCATGTCTCATTCCTCACATTTCGCCATCAAAATCCGGAAAATCCGTAATGGCGATGAGCCATAATTCTTGTTATCGTGGTACCCCAAGCAATTCGATGCGGGTCGATCAGTGAGAGAGAACCCTCTATCCCTGTCGACGTCGAGTGCAGACTCAAGTCGAATTTCCGTATACAAAAGCTAAGAAACAACCTCATGAGATAGGCCCGTTTACCCCGTCATCTTCTTTGAAAGGAGTGGCAGTTGGCAGAGGCGAGTCTAGTAGGCACCGTGATTTGGTATGACTACAAGAATGGCTGGGGCAAAATTCAGCCGCATGGTACGACCGAGGAAGTATTTGTTCACTGCACTTCGATCCTAACCCCCGAGCCAAAAATCCTGATGATCGGGGAAGCAGTCAGCTTTGAGAAGGGGCAGAACGACCGGGGGCCAGTGGCGACCAATGTCCAACGCCTGGAGACCAGAATACGAGGAACGGTCGATAGCTTTAACAAGGCACGCGGATTTGGACACATCGTTGACGATACCGGTAAACAATACTGGGTCCACCATACCCACATCATTGGCGGTCGCTATCGTGTGCTCGAACCGAAAGAGTTAGTCGAATTCACCCCTGAGCAATCGCCCAAGGGACCGCAAGCTATGCGGGTCTGGCGGTACGACACACGGTTATCCTTAGACCGATTCGCTGTCCTGGGTGACCTCAATCGGCGCCTCGAGGAGCTTGCACGGCTCGCTCAGGAAGAAAGTTGGGACTATAAGTTCACCGAGTCGCCAACTCCCAGGCCGATTCTGCAAAGTTACCTGTATCACACCTTCGACCGGCTTGAAAAAGAAGGAAAGATTGCGGTCACGATGGATGGGACTCGGCGCCTCTCCGCATTCAATACCGGACTGGTGACCGAGCTGCAGGAACAAATCTTTGCGCTGTTCGGTGAGCATCGTCGAAGCAACCCGCAGGCACCCGAGTGGCAGTTGATCGAATTTGTCACCGAAAGTGATCGACGCTTGACGGTGTTTCCAGAGCGCCCGGATATCGCGAATTACTTCACCGACCCGGCAGACCTTATTTACGATTCGAATATTGAACTGGTCGTGGACCTGCCGCATGTCGTCAATGACAACCGCAACCGCTTTCCTCCAGAGTTGCGCAGTAACGACTACCTGATGCAATCGACGCTGAACGCGGCTCTATCCTCGGCCAAGCGCCGGGTGCGGGGCAATTACAAAGCCGCGATCCCGCAATACCACCATGACCGGCTACAGCTGCTCTTGCCGTTGTGCCTGCTCAAGCCAAATCGGGCCGATCTCGCCCTGGTCGTCGATCGACAAAATCATGTGTATTACGGGTCCACGGTGCTGCCGCTCGACTGGGCGTATAAGAATGCGCGCCTCATTGCCCGACCTGATCGGGAGTGGCTCGAACCCTAAGTGACGGTA
The genomic region above belongs to Thermomicrobiales bacterium and contains:
- a CDS encoding DUF3825 domain-containing protein; amino-acid sequence: MAEASLVGTVIWYDYKNGWGKIQPHGTTEEVFVHCTSILTPEPKILMIGEAVSFEKGQNDRGPVATNVQRLETRIRGTVDSFNKARGFGHIVDDTGKQYWVHHTHIIGGRYRVLEPKELVEFTPEQSPKGPQAMRVWRYDTRLSLDRFAVLGDLNRRLEELARLAQEESWDYKFTESPTPRPILQSYLYHTFDRLEKEGKIAVTMDGTRRLSAFNTGLVTELQEQIFALFGEHRRSNPQAPEWQLIEFVTESDRRLTVFPERPDIANYFTDPADLIYDSNIELVVDLPHVVNDNRNRFPPELRSNDYLMQSTLNAALSSAKRRVRGNYKAAIPQYHHDRLQLLLPLCLLKPNRADLALVVDRQNHVYYGSTVLPLDWAYKNARLIARPDREWLEP